In Zunongwangia profunda SM-A87, the following proteins share a genomic window:
- the rlmN gene encoding 23S rRNA (adenine(2503)-C(2))-methyltransferase RlmN, which translates to MENKKKDIRALTKKQLQEFFVEHGDKSFRGSQVYEWLWSKGAHDFDEMTNISKQTRAMLAENFVINHIRVDQMQRSSDGTIKNAVKLHDNLTVESVLIPTPTRTTACVSSQVGCSLDCQFCATARLKRMRNLNPDEIYDQVVAIDNESRLYFDRPLSNIVFMGMGEPLMNYNNVMKAVEKITSDEGLGMSAKRITISTSGVPKMIKKLADDEAKIKLAVSLHAATDEVRTRIMPFNETFPLEDLREALEYWYSKTKSRITYEYIVWKDVNDTRKDAMALVRFCKFVPCKVNLIEYNPIDDGDFQQASSQATAMYQQLLEQNGITVTVRRSRGKDIDAACGQLANKSAS; encoded by the coding sequence GTGGAGAATAAGAAAAAAGATATACGAGCTTTAACCAAAAAGCAACTTCAGGAGTTTTTCGTGGAGCACGGTGATAAATCCTTTAGAGGATCACAGGTTTATGAATGGCTTTGGAGTAAGGGAGCTCATGATTTTGACGAAATGACTAACATTTCTAAGCAAACCCGTGCCATGCTTGCTGAGAATTTTGTGATCAATCATATTCGTGTAGATCAAATGCAACGAAGTAGCGACGGGACTATTAAGAATGCGGTAAAACTACATGACAATCTTACGGTAGAATCTGTTCTTATTCCTACACCAACCAGGACAACAGCCTGTGTTTCTTCTCAGGTAGGATGTAGCTTAGATTGCCAGTTTTGCGCTACAGCACGTTTAAAGCGTATGCGAAATCTTAATCCAGATGAAATTTACGATCAGGTAGTGGCGATTGATAATGAAAGTCGATTGTATTTTGATCGTCCTTTAAGCAATATTGTGTTTATGGGCATGGGAGAGCCGCTTATGAATTACAATAATGTGATGAAAGCGGTAGAAAAGATCACTTCAGACGAAGGTTTAGGCATGTCTGCAAAGCGTATTACCATTTCTACCTCTGGTGTGCCTAAAATGATTAAAAAGCTCGCAGACGACGAAGCTAAAATAAAATTAGCGGTTTCGCTTCATGCCGCTACTGATGAAGTTCGTACCAGGATTATGCCTTTTAATGAAACATTTCCTTTAGAAGATTTGCGTGAGGCTTTAGAATACTGGTATTCCAAAACCAAAAGTCGTATTACCTACGAGTATATCGTTTGGAAGGATGTAAATGACACCCGTAAGGATGCGATGGCTTTAGTGAGATTCTGTAAATTCGTGCCTTGTAAAGTAAATTTAATTGAATACAATCCTATCGATGATGGGGATTTTCAGCAGGCATCTTCGCAGGCAACAGCTATGTATCAGCAGTTGTTAGAGCAAAATGGCATTACAGTTACGGTAAGACGATCTCGCGGGAAGGATATAGATGCTGCTTGTGGGCAATTAGCCAATAAATCGGCCTCATAA
- a CDS encoding TIGR03915 family putative DNA repair protein — MPSRILIYDGTFKGLLTCIFQIYEERLNDFTIHPEGYNQTDFFAKHEVVVTDLEKSARVLKSFKNYTSKKAVHRIYRAFLSEIPGVELLIVEFFRHVFRHKSDLSDDFSYPPVLKIAQIERKVGREKHRMEAFIRFELLKDGIFFTKVAPDFNVLPLILKHFKNRYADQKWVIYDEKRQFGLFYDLKKVVTISINFEKKSKNNPDVLHENEISFQKLWKSYFESTNIKSRKNTKLHLQHVPKRYWKYLTEKTIFM; from the coding sequence ATGCCGTCTAGAATATTAATATATGATGGTACCTTTAAAGGGCTACTCACTTGCATCTTCCAGATTTATGAGGAACGCTTAAACGATTTCACAATTCATCCGGAAGGGTATAATCAAACCGATTTTTTTGCTAAGCATGAAGTGGTGGTTACAGATTTAGAAAAATCGGCGCGCGTTTTAAAAAGTTTTAAAAATTATACTTCAAAAAAAGCCGTGCATCGTATTTATCGTGCCTTTTTATCTGAAATTCCGGGAGTAGAACTTCTAATTGTTGAATTTTTTAGACATGTTTTTAGGCACAAATCAGACCTTTCTGATGATTTTTCATACCCACCAGTTCTAAAAATCGCTCAAATAGAAAGAAAAGTAGGAAGAGAAAAGCACCGAATGGAAGCTTTTATAAGATTTGAATTGCTAAAAGATGGAATTTTTTTCACAAAAGTTGCCCCAGATTTTAACGTTTTACCCTTAATTTTAAAACATTTTAAGAACAGATATGCCGATCAAAAGTGGGTGATTTATGATGAAAAACGACAATTTGGACTCTTCTACGATCTAAAAAAAGTAGTCACAATCAGCATAAATTTTGAAAAAAAATCAAAAAACAACCCTGATGTTCTACATGAAAACGAAATAAGCTTCCAAAAATTATGGAAATCATATTTTGAATCGACTAACATAAAATCACGTAAAAACACCAAATTGCACCTTCAACATGTACCAAAGCGTTATTGGAAATATTTAACGGAAAAGACTATATTCATGTAA
- a CDS encoding putative DNA modification/repair radical SAM protein: MNYDRIKEKLEILADAAKYDVSCSSSGSNRKNKNNGLGDSSGMGICHSYSEDGRCISLLKILLTNHCIYDCAYCVTRRTNDIKRAAFKVQEVVDLTINFYRRNYIEGLFLSSGIFKNADYTMERLIKVAKKLREEENFNGYIHLKSIPGASDELMREAGLYADRLSVNIEVPTVSGLKLLAPEKKHEDFTKPMEKVKNEIIQFKQEKKFLKSTPKYAPAGQSTQMIVGATGESDRDIMYSANYYYKQYNMKRVYYSGYVPISTDPRLPSITSQVPMLRENRLYQTDWLLRFYGFDIRELLNNHHPNLDLDIDPKLSWALRNQHLFPININLADKTMLARVPGLGMRSVHKIIQARKYRNLNWEHLKAIGVALNRAKYFIVCNSRLWEKKDWTADQIKSKILKTSSGKFRKDYSNQLNLFEHAV, translated from the coding sequence ATGAATTACGATAGAATAAAAGAAAAACTAGAAATTCTGGCCGATGCTGCAAAATATGATGTCTCTTGCTCAAGTAGTGGCAGCAACCGAAAAAATAAGAATAATGGTCTTGGAGATTCTTCCGGTATGGGTATTTGCCACAGCTATAGCGAAGATGGACGCTGCATTTCACTCTTAAAAATATTACTGACGAATCATTGTATTTATGATTGTGCTTACTGTGTAACTAGAAGAACTAATGATATTAAGCGGGCTGCCTTTAAAGTACAGGAAGTAGTAGACCTGACCATAAATTTTTATCGCCGCAATTATATAGAAGGACTTTTTTTAAGCTCTGGTATTTTTAAAAATGCCGATTATACGATGGAACGTTTAATCAAAGTCGCCAAAAAGCTAAGAGAAGAAGAAAATTTTAATGGCTATATTCATTTAAAATCGATTCCTGGTGCGAGTGATGAACTAATGAGAGAAGCTGGATTATACGCAGATCGCCTAAGCGTTAATATAGAAGTTCCTACAGTATCAGGTTTAAAGCTGCTGGCTCCGGAAAAAAAGCATGAAGATTTCACAAAACCAATGGAGAAGGTTAAAAATGAAATTATTCAGTTTAAGCAAGAAAAAAAGTTTCTAAAAAGTACGCCTAAATATGCTCCGGCCGGGCAAAGCACTCAAATGATCGTAGGAGCCACCGGAGAAAGCGATAGGGATATTATGTACTCTGCCAATTATTATTATAAGCAATATAATATGAAAAGGGTATATTACTCTGGCTACGTTCCCATTTCTACAGATCCAAGGCTTCCTTCTATTACCTCACAGGTACCAATGCTACGGGAAAATAGATTATACCAAACAGATTGGCTATTACGATTTTATGGTTTTGATATTCGGGAATTGCTTAATAACCACCATCCAAACCTTGATTTAGATATCGATCCTAAATTAAGCTGGGCCCTTAGGAATCAGCATTTATTTCCCATCAATATCAATTTAGCAGATAAAACTATGCTGGCCAGAGTGCCTGGTTTAGGAATGCGATCAGTTCATAAAATCATCCAGGCAAGAAAATATAGAAACTTGAATTGGGAACATTTAAAAGCCATTGGTGTCGCTTTAAATCGCGCTAAATACTTTATCGTTTGTAATTCCAGGTTATGGGAGAAGAAAGACTGGACTGCAGATCAGATAAAATCAAAAATATTAAAAACAAGCTCCGGAAAATTCAGGAAAGATTATTCAAACCAATTAAACCTGTTTGAACATGCCGTCTAG
- a CDS encoding polyprenyl synthetase family protein, with amino-acid sequence MKIISQIKLPVEREMELFEKKFFQSMSSKVALLNRITHYIVNRKGKQMRPMFVFLVAKMVSDGKVNERTYRGASVIELIHTATLVHDDVVDDSNRRRGFFSINALWKNKIAVLVGDYLLSKGLLLSIDNNDFDLLKIISVAVREMSEGELLQIEKARRLDITEEVYYDIIRQKTATLIAACCSLGAASVKPDSGDVENMRRFGELIGMAFQIKDDLFDYGEEKIGKPTGIDIKEQKMTLPLIYALNHSDKKEKAWIINSVKNHNKDKKRVKEVIAFVKDKGGLEYASSQMILFQQEALKILDEYPESRYKESLELMVNYVIERKK; translated from the coding sequence ATGAAGATAATCTCTCAAATAAAACTTCCGGTTGAAAGAGAAATGGAACTTTTCGAAAAAAAGTTCTTCCAATCCATGTCTTCTAAAGTGGCCCTTTTAAATCGAATTACCCATTATATCGTAAATCGAAAAGGGAAGCAAATGCGACCTATGTTTGTCTTTTTGGTCGCAAAGATGGTTTCAGATGGAAAAGTAAACGAGCGAACCTATCGAGGTGCTTCAGTCATCGAACTTATTCACACAGCTACGCTGGTTCATGATGATGTTGTGGATGATAGTAACCGCAGGAGAGGATTTTTTAGTATTAATGCACTTTGGAAAAATAAGATTGCGGTGCTCGTTGGGGATTACTTACTTTCTAAAGGACTTTTATTATCTATCGACAACAATGATTTCGATTTATTAAAGATTATCTCGGTAGCGGTAAGAGAGATGAGCGAAGGAGAATTGCTTCAAATAGAAAAGGCTCGTCGTTTAGATATTACCGAAGAGGTCTACTACGATATTATCCGTCAAAAAACAGCTACGCTTATTGCAGCCTGCTGTAGTTTGGGGGCTGCATCGGTAAAACCAGACTCAGGTGATGTAGAAAACATGCGTCGGTTTGGTGAGCTTATTGGAATGGCCTTCCAGATCAAAGACGATCTTTTTGATTATGGCGAAGAAAAGATAGGAAAGCCCACTGGGATCGATATTAAAGAGCAAAAAATGACTTTGCCTTTAATTTATGCACTTAATCATTCCGATAAAAAAGAAAAAGCCTGGATAATCAATTCGGTTAAAAATCATAATAAGGATAAGAAACGGGTAAAAGAAGTTATTGCTTTTGTGAAGGATAAGGGAGGTTTGGAATATGCGAGTTCGCAAATGATTCTCTTCCAACAAGAAGCTTTGAAAATACTTGATGAATATCCAGAATCCCGGTATAAAGAATCCTTAGAATTAATGGTGAATTATGTGATCGAAAGGAAAAAATAA